gtgaagggtaaggcagtacataatactggagaAGTCTGCACAGCTTGACAAGGGCAAAGTtacagaagcttcacagacacatccaaaagcCCTGAGAGATCGAGCTACTcgtctgagggctggggaccatggtctcgggggacatctagctcagttggcataacgcagtttataatgttctacatccaactgttatgagtagcgtctggggtcttaaaaagcctgcaagcagccatctaagacacatctactggtcccatcccggctggaacaaaggagaatgaagaagatcaaagacacaagggaaagagcagtccaaagggctaatgggccacaactaccacaacctccaccataCTGAGCCCAGGACAACCacatggtgcctggttaccaccaactgctctggaagggatcacaatagaggaccccggacagagcaggagaaaaaggttgaacaaaattcaaattaaaaaaaaagaaaaatagtccaGGCTTGCTgttctgacagactggagaaaccctgagactatggcccccggaaacccttttaactcagtactgaagtcactcctgaggttcacccttcagccaaagattagacaggtctgtagCACTAACGATAACTAACACATGAGGGAtgtgcttcgtagttcaatcatgtataggagttaataggcacaccagcctaaaagcaaagatgagaaggcaggaagggacagaaaaactggacaaatggaaacagggaacctgaggtgaagagagtgttgacatatcaaggggttggcaaccaatgtcacaaacaatctgtgtattagccatttaatgagaaacttatttgctaTGTACATTTTCACCTacatcacaattttaaaaaatgacaaatatttaatgaaacaGTATCTGGTTTTAGTTTAGTTGTCtggtaaaaaacagaaaacatctgAAACTTAGGAAATATTCCAAGGCTCTAGGACTAAGGAGGTTTCCTTTATTCTGCCTAGATTGCATCCTCAATGTAGAAAGAAGTGACACATTTAAGGAAATTTTTTCTAAATGAGACTCCAAGGGTGATGACATAAGGAACCAGACATTTACTGCATGAACTGAAAAAGCTTTTTAACTTTTCCATGTTTTGTTTAGTTATATCCCGTTTGCCCTTGGCAATTAGCTATAAAACCCTTAGAACAAAACTGTCTTTGGGGGcaggaagaaaagaggaaagcTGGAGAGAGCATGTTCCTCTTCCCAGGTTTGCAGAAGAGTAGCAGCACAAGGAACCTAACAAAAATTGGGAACATGATAGATTCTTGAGCTTTTGccaaaagaaaatcagaacagagGACAAGTCTtggtgaagaagaaagaaaatcctaGAGACAAGCTTGTTCCCTGGCATTCATTTTGTAGACTGTAGGAAGAGGTCCAGTCACTGCTATAGGTGAGGTAACACGTGTGTCTAGAACCTAAGGAGACATCTTTATGTTAGTCTACaaagtaattatttttctttgcctAGCTCCCATTTCTATACTACTTATCAGTTTTGTGGCATACTGCAGTGAGTATATTCTGGAAGGAGAGACAGGCCTTTGTATGATTGGAGTACCTGATTCGTGATAGTCAAAACATGGTCTGAAGAGGAAGTTTTCAAGCTACACAACTTATCTCCATATCCAATAGACTATCATTCTAACTTTTTTAAGCTGATTTTGAACACATAAGAACAGTCTGAGGAAAAAACTCTACGTAAGGCTCATGCTTTCTATACTGAAGGGAGAAATATTTACACTTTGTAAATTTCATCCAGAGATGCCCATCATATAGACTAAGTTTAAAAGATCATTTTTCATGACCATGGATAAAACATCTTTCCTAATTATAAAACTGTCATTATTGTACTGGGGTTCCCCCAAGAACAAGTCATGCCAAATGAACCTCGATTCCTTTTGTTTTAGAAGGTATCTGACAAACTCTTCTATAAGATACTTAAGAACACAATGGAGAAATGTGGGGTAGATGCTATGATGTAGTGGCTTAAGAGTGTTTGGCAAATCTGGAACCCTGTACTTGGTCCCTGCATTCCCAAAGGCCCCTGGTGGGTCAGCCCACAGATGCCAAAAATCAGCTTGAATTCCTAAGTCTAGATCAATGATGTCCAATAAAAATATGCTAGCCACAAATACAATCTCAAATTTTCTAGTAACCATATTGAAAACATAAAAAGGAACATCTAAACTTAATTTTAATATACACCCAAAAtgttatttcaacatgtaatcaacacATTGACgtttaaaatttttccttttttcatactgaatctttgaaatctggtgtgcATTTTACACTTACGACGcatctcaatttggactagccacatttcaagtgttcaatagTGTCATACGGTTAGTGGCTGCCATTTTGAACAGGGCAAATCTAGACAGACCAGATCTTTTTAGGTGCAGTGGTGATGCAGGTTCAATTCCCGAGGAGGGAGAATCCCCAAATCATCCTCAGGTACACTTTATCTTTGGGCCTCAAATTATTTTTCAAGCACGACTCCTTTTCATACGAGCAGTTTTAACACTGTGAGTTAAAAGGGCTTCTACCAAGGCAAGTTCTTCCTGTCAAATGAGTTCTGTCCTGCCTAAAATATGTCCCACTGGGGGCTACAGCATTGGTCGCCCTCTTTAGAAGGGAATCACGAATTCTAGAATAATTATTGTTAAACCAAGGAAGGCGCCACACCTTCTCTGACGTTTGCTGCTGAGCTAGACCTATCTGTGGACTCGGTCAATGCCTTTACCATACTCTACCGTCTGTTGTAACTCACGCTCCCGCTTTCTTCTTACACGTTACAGGCGCTGAAGCTGCAAGGCCCCTTCTACGTCACGTCACTCGACGTTGTCTTTGCCACTAGTTTAGCAAAGTGCTTTCGCTCAGTCAGACTCTCCCCCAAAACGCTGCCAGGTGCCCTCGTGTGTGGCCTGAGGATCGGCATCCACGTTCGGGCCAGTGGCCCCAACTTTTTCGCCTCTTGCGGCGTCTTGACGAACGAGTCTAAAGCGGTACAATCTGTTCCTTCCCGGGGCGCGTAGTGTGTCTGGGGAAGGAGCGGCCCCTTCCTCCCTCACCCTACCCGCCCTCAGAAGCACCCAGCCCACTCGACCCTACCTGGCACGGCGCTGCCCCCCAGTCTCCCCTCGGGGGCCCTGCGCGCCCCGCCCCTTCGTCGCCACCGCCCCTCTGGGGCCGGGCGCCCGGGAGCTCCTCCCCCGGCCCGCGGGGCCGCGGGGGCGGCTCGCTGGTCGCTAGGCTGTGGCCTTCACACTCCTCGTCGCCCGGGCCGCCGGGAGCGCTGCCGTCCCCGCCGTCGCGGCGCTTGCTGGGCGAAGCCGAGGGCTCGGCCATGGCCCCCGCGCCGATTTTGCGCTTTCGGGGCAGTTCAGGGACACCGAGGGGCTGCCCTGGATGCGAGGCCCCCTGCGGCGGGATCCAGAGCGGCGGCGGCTCTTCAGTGAAGTCGCAGAGCAGAAGCCGCTTCCAAGGCACGTGGAACGTCAGCGGCTCGGCCGCACGCCGCTTGGCCATGGGCCCCAGAGGCTCCGGCGGAGCCGGCCGGGCGCGGGAAGCCGAGCGCCGATAGCTGCGGGGGCGGAGGTCGAGGGCGGAGCGCGCGACGGAGGGCGAGAACGAAGTCAGGGCGAGATGGCGGCAGTAAAGTGGAAAGGATGGAGGGGGAGGGGCGGCCGGCTCGCGCTGGTCCCGTCGCCGCAGAGTTGCGACCCGGACGTTGGGGCGCACAGCGAAGCGGAGGAGATTCGAACCTGCGCACAAATGTGCGCGCGCGCACTCGCGCCAGCCCGGCGGAGCAGCTGGTTGGTGGAGGTTCGCGAGGCGCGCTCCCTAGCGTCCCCGCGGCCGGAAGTGCGCGCCCCAGAGGGAGGCGGGAAGACCGCGGCGGGTTTCTTAAAGGCGGGGTGATGGCCGCTGAGGGGTGTAACCGTGTTTTCGTAGAGGCGGGTAACGAGTTGTGCTTTAAGATGCGAGAATCCTGGGCGTCGTAAAGCGCAAAACGTTCTAGACACTTGTGTAGGAAATTTAAGACCTTTAAAATGTCTATGGCAGTCTTCGCAGCCTCGAGTCAGCGGCCACCGAGACGTCTGCACCATGTTAAGACGCAAGATTCTACACACTGTTCTAATTAAGCTAGTGTTTAGAAGCTCTAGGACTACATTGATAGAGATTATTCAAAACACACAGCTGGAGGAGGATATGTGCTGGGGGAACTGACAAGAAACAGCAAAAACATGCAAAACATGAAGTTTGCTGTAGAAAGTGAAGTAGCCACCCCACACTCTTCGAAAATCTCTTGATTTAAAATTCGCTAGAAGTTTTTTAGAAGTTGCAGATGTGTGGAGCTCATTGAAAATAGCTGGGTCGATGGCAGGAGCAAAGACTGAAGCACAGCTCTTGTCTTTTCCAGCCGAAACCTAAACTTGTTTGCCTCTTAAATTATGTGGGAAGCGCACCGAATTCCTAGTTTACTGTGGTCATAACTAAGATTCCAAGACCTCCATTATATATTAAgagcaaaaatgtgtgtattatatGGCAAAGTGAGGTGGAGACAACAGTATATTTACTGTTTTATTTTGTAGCTTATATTTTGGACAAAAACAATAACCAAGTGAACAAAAATGTAAGGAAGAAAAGACAAGTACGTTAGAGAGAGAAAGCACAATAATTGTCTAGATTGAACGTGTGCAAGGAAGTTGATTCTACTCCAGCTGgtcaccaaaaaccaagcccattgccattgagtggattcctatgCACCTGCTttatggggtttccaaagctgtaatctttacagaagcagattgccacatctttctccttaggAGTGGTTCTAGCTGATAGGTACTACCTAAATATTAATTACCCAGGGCCTTACATTTCGAGGTTGTTGTGAGACAATAGGGCAATTATTTACTTTTGTATATTAGTAGTACAGAAACAAGTCAGTGTAGTAACCGaagcttttttgtttcatttttctgttcccTCTTGTTTGAAATTGATAACACAGCTGTCTCAAACGGATGACTCATTTTTAAGGGTCTTTTATAGATTCTGGAAAGTAATCCTCTCATggtaatatgtgttgtaaatactgtaCATATCTTCTCCCAGTTTGCGATGTCTTTTCGTTTTCCATGGCGATGTAatttttaatgttatattttcATCATCTTTCAGTTTGAAATATTTGCTAACCtccttagtgatttttttttttgttacctggtttttttttttcgtacgttagaaggtttacagaacaaactagtttctcattaaacagtgcacatattgtttcataagactggttaacaacccatgacatgtctacactctcccttctcaaccttgggttccgtattaccaactttcctgttccctcctgccttctagtccttgctcctgggctggtgtgtgcccctttagtctcgttttgttttatgggcctgtccagtctttggctgcagggtgaacctcaggagtgacttcatgactgagctgaaagggtgcctgggggccatattctcagggtttttccagtctctgtcaggccggcaagtctggtctttctttttgagttagaattttgttctacatttttctccagctctgcctgggaccctctattgtgatccctgtcagagcagtcagtggtggtagccaggcaccatctggttgtactggactcagtctggtggaggccgtggtagatgtggtcattagtgctttggactaacctttcccttgtttctttagtttttttcattcttccttgctcccgaaggggtgagaccagtggagtattctagatggccgctcacaggcttttaagaccccagatgctactcaccaaagtagaatgtagaacattttctttataagatatgttatgccaattgagctagatgttccccgagaccatggtccccacagccttagccttgcaattcagtccctcaggaatttggatgtgtccatggagtttctatgaccttgccttgtgcaagttgtgctggcttccccagtattgtgtactgtcttacccttcaccaaagttaccacttaactatTGCCTATTTAATGTGtttcatccccatccctcccctcgctcataaccatcaaagattgtttttgtgtgtgtgatttcttttttgacctATGAATTATTTAAAAGTGTTAAATTAGCAAACATCTGAGGTTTCCGAtgtatatttttctgttattgatttttaatttaatttcatcctgatttaatttgtattttctataattttaatccttttttaaaatttattgaggcttatTTTATGACCTAGCACATGAATTACTGTGGTGCATATACCATGCACAGTTGAAAAGGATATCTATTCTGCGATTGTGGGTATAGtgctctataaatgtcaattacatCGAGGTGACTGATAGTATTGTTCAGATCTTGTATGTCTTTGCTGATTTTCTTGTCTAATTATTCTATTAATCATTGAGAAAGAGGTGTTAAAATCTCCAACTATGATAGTGGATTTGTCTGTTTCTCCCTTTAAATCTGCcaacttttttcttctaaaatttattttgttgttcagaatatatgcagcagaacatacaccaacagtttctacatgtacaatttagtgacattgattatattctttgatttGTGCAGCCATCCTCACCATCCTTTTATGGGTTGTTCCTCTCTTATTAAATAAACTTACTGTCCTCTAAGGTTCCTgtctgatctttcaagttgcttttgtcaatttgatcctatataagTAGTTCTTAAAataacataatgctcaaggcagaccttttttactaattaagctaaactattgttctgttttaagatgatgtcaggggatatttttggtttaaggcttaaagattatctcagggcagtggtttcaggggttcatccatcttccatggctccagaaagcctagagtccatggagaatttgaaattctgttctgcattttcctccttttgatcaggattcatctatagaatctttgatcaaaatgttctgtaatggtagccaggcaccatccagttcttctggtatcatggtaaaggaggcagttattatGGGGGTAATGAGGCACGTATTCCAtagcctcctcctattcctgactctccttcctttgttgtgcctttgatattttttaagtgtgctatactaatttttttacagaaataTGTAAAGAATAATTGGCataaattggcatagtggcacttatgaaaacacCTCGTGGGTAGAGGGCATGGATGGCAAACAAACAGAAGGTCCACGTTATTTGGTTAAAATAAAGTAGTTGGGTCTTGTTTTTTCTAACATTCTGATCATCTCTGTTTTAACTGAaatgcttagtttttttttaattgaaatgttaTAGTAACATTAACATAATTATTGATATGGCTAGATTTAGGTctactattttattatttattttctgtttgttctctttgtttttctcttactCTGATCCCCTTTCCTGACTTCTGGATTAACTGAATACTGTTTTGAATTTCATTCTAATTTAGCCTGTTGGCATTTTAGCTATGCTTCTTGGCATTAATTTCTCAGTGTTTGCTCTAAAGTTTACAATATACAACTTTAACTTTTTACAGTCTACTTAAGGTTAAGGTTAACATTGTACCACTTCATGTAAAACATGTTGACCTTGCAACCATTCCTCTATCCCCACTTTTGTATTGACCCTGGATATTCTACCTGTTCTACCTATCCCATAATTTATCCCAAGAAGCACTCTGATCACTTCTTTTCCCAACACTTCTTATAGATAATGGCCCAGAAGTCGTCATTAGTAACAATAAAGCAACAAAGAGGGGAAACTGTTTTGTGCTCAGTGGTTTCTGGTAAAGAACAGATTACATTTGAAAAGGGATGAATTTATTTTGCTCATCTTTAACCTTGCCTGTTTCAGATTGATTGAAATCTCACAGAAGTTTGGGGTGGGAAAGTGGTTTAAAACTTTTTAACAACTACTTATCTTCCAGGCCTTTTacatttctcatttaatcctaaaaaACTCTGAGACAGATATTAATGCCTGCTTAACACATAAACCTTTCCTGTGAGCAGCAGACCCAGGTCAACTTCTCCATGAGCTCAAGGCTCACTGCCATATTTAAAATTGAAACTCACTCCACATTCCCCAGCACTCCTGATTCCCCTCACCCAGTATTAAattttttccatagcacttatcaccttcCAGTCTATTATATAATCCACTTACTTATTGTAATGCTTATTGTCTTCCCCTCTGGAGGATACTTTCCAGGTAGGTgtctttatctgttttgttcactaatACACCCAAACACTTAGAACGGTTCCTGGCATGTATTATGTGCTGagtaaatatatgttgaatgaatgactattACGTATTTCCAGTTGGGTGTTTCACCCACAGGCATCTTGTACTCTGCCCTAGAGTGTCTCCTATGTACCACCATCCAGGTACTCATACCAGAAGAATAATTGCACCTCTCATTACCTTATGTCattcatcaaataaataaaaggtaagaACCTTTTATTTctggaggaaaaggagaaagaaaaatatctacATTTTGGAAAGAGGAACAGAAAATAATCTGGCACCTAGAATCCTCCACTGCAGCTATTACTAAGGGAGGGATAGGAAACTTCTGGTTGATACCAACCACAAATACATGTGTAGAGGGATGAGAATGCTGAGAATGACCCACTTATGTGCTCAGGCACAAGAGCCTGCCTAACACAATCTGGACTAGGACAAATAGAACCCTCACTGTCCCTTCTATGAGCCTAGCACAGAGTAACACGAAATAGCTGTCTACTCCTGAGGAA
The sequence above is drawn from the Elephas maximus indicus isolate mEleMax1 chromosome 9, mEleMax1 primary haplotype, whole genome shotgun sequence genome and encodes:
- the C9H9orf40 gene encoding uncharacterized protein C9orf40 homolog; the encoded protein is MAKRRAAEPLTFHVPWKRLLLCDFTEEPPPLWIPPQGASHPGQPLGVPELPRKRKIGAGAMAEPSASPSKRRDGGDGSAPGGPGDEECEGHSLATSEPPPRPRGPGEELPGARPQRGGGDEGAGRAGPPRGDWGAAPCQHNEDFWQYNTFQYWRNPLPPVDLADIEDVNEDKLTAATLQSSNEVAEIEMES